ACCACAATTCATCCATAGCACAACCAAAGCAATCGGTTTGGGAAAACGATGCCTTCTTTCAGGGATGATCATATAATTGTGATACAGACAGGATCTTTATATCATCGGGCAACCTTTGGTCTGGCAGAATCTCTTGAGCCACCGACAATTCGCGTTAGAACACGTGTTGGAAAAAATGACAATGGAGAATATGTATTTACTAATAAAGAAGATATAAATATGGAAGATCCCAATGTTAAAACTgatgaaacaaaagtaGAGACGTCTGAAAGTACTTCAGAACAACCTTCGAATTCGAATGTTACTGAGGAAAAGAATATGGGGTCTTCGTTTCATTCAGAATGTAAGGTGGATGATTTTACTCCTTTACCTAATGAAATACAACCTATCCAACGAGGAAGGGTTGTAGACTGGGAAGCTTTGAAGGCTTTTTGGAAGCATCTTTACTCTTTATTGTTGAAAGATCCCAATGATACGACCTTTCGATACCCAGTTTGTCTAGTTATCCCTACGTATTGGTCCCTATATGACCGAGAATTAGCTacgcaatttttttttgaagaatgtCAAGTACCTGGCTTTACAATTGCATACGAACCTTTGATGGGTCTATACGCTATTGGAATTTTACATGGACTTGTGATTGATATTGGTTATGAGAAAACAGACATTACACCAATTTTGGATGGGCAAATTATATTTACTGCTACGCAGCAGCTGCCTTTGGGTGGTAGATATATGACCCAACATTTGCAAAACTTACTTAGAGAGTCACTACCAACATTGAAGAGCTCTGGACAGTATGTGAGTAAAGAGGACATTACAGAGCTCTTTGCGGAGCAGGTAAAATGCAGTGAAATTGCTCAAGTAGTTCGCGATGAGCAAGATACCGCGAAAGATCCCGTCAAAGCCTTGACTTCAACTAATAAcgttgaagaagaagatccAGCTGAAGATATTGGTAAAATTATAGCTAGTGGGCAGACCAGAGCCTATCTTGCACAAAAAGAACGAGAAAAGAATGGTGAATCGGAGAAGGATGAAAAGCCTGATAACACGGATGTCGAATTTCAAACCATTGCAATTGAACCGCTTGGCGATTGCATCGTTGGCCGTGAAAGGTTCAAAATTTGTGAACCAATTTTTCACCGGCCGTCTAATGAAACCGTAAGTTTACCAGAAGCTATTTATATAaccattaaaaattatgcTGCCAACtacaaaagaaggaatgATCTATGGGAAAATATTATAGTATTAGGTTGTGGATCACGTATTCGTGGTTTTCGGGAATGTTTAATACAGCAGCTTCAATTTAAGTATCAGTTGTCAGGAAGTTTGGAGCCTTATTATGCCGCTCAAGGTACCGACTCTATCCTTGGTATGACTACGATGCCACCCACTCCCTACCCTGCATTGATTAATCCTTGCAAAATATTGCCAGACTATTTCCCATCCTGGAAACCTGACGCGGGTACTAATGCAATGTTTGAGGAGCTTGCATTCTTGGGTGGAAGTATTGTCGCAAAAACCTCGTTTAATGAATCTGTATCTTCCCATTATGTTACACTTGAGGAATATGCCCAACATGGACCCACAGCGATTCATACAAAGCAATAATTACTCTCGTTCATCacataaaagtttaatTGCCTGTCACGGTATTTTAAGAAATCAATTGACTCGTGCGAAAGGTACTTTTACGATTATTCctttatataatttaatcaaactacctttcttttttttattaaatattcaatACTCATAGACGGAAGCATgtttttttgcattgtACAGTGAGAAATATTAGATTACAATTTCAAATACAAGTTACTAAAATAACATAATACAAGTTTCGTAAAGAtaccttttattttattcctGTGAAGGTTTCCTtaacatatatatataaactGGATATACATATACGACGGAATGATTTCTTGAACAGACCTACTTCAAAGGAATGAAACGAGAGCTGTGAGTAGCACCGATACCAGGGCGACCGTGCTTGGTAGGTTTGTAGGTAATGGAAAACTCACCCAAGTAGTGGCCGATCATTTCAGGGCGAATTTCGACCTGGTTGAAGAGCTTACCGTTGTAGATACCAACAACAGAACCAACCATCTCGGGAAGGATGATCATGTTACGCAAGTGAGTCTTGACGGTTGCAGGCTTCTCATTGAGAGGAGCCTCAGACTTGGCCTTACGAAGCTTTCTGATAAAACGAGAAGCATTAGGTCCAAGGCCACGGAGCATACGACGACGAGCACGAGCATGGAACAAGTCAACCAACTGCTCAGCAGAGAGGTCCAAAAGTTGTTCAAGCTCGACGCCACGATAGGCGAAGGTACGGAAGGTTCTCTTCTTCCTAAGTTCAGCGACACGAACGGCCTCGTCGTGATTTTCCTCTGCCATGGTGTTAATCAAGGTATTGAATGCTAAACCAATTTCGTTGTTCTCTTGAAACGTTGTGACTGTCTTTttcgtaaacaaaaaaacagtCACGTG
This portion of the Schizosaccharomyces pombe strain 972h- genome assembly, chromosome: I genome encodes:
- the rps1502 gene encoding 40S ribosomal protein uS19, which translates into the protein MAEENHDEAVRVAELRKKRTFRTFAYRGVELEQLLDLSAEQLVDLFHARARRRMLRGLGPNASRFIRKLRKAKSEAPLNEKPATVKTHLRNMIILPEMVGSVVGIYNGKLFNQVEIRPEMIGHYLGEFSITYKPTKHGRPGIGATHSSRFIPLK
- the arp9 gene encoding SWI/SNF and RSC complex subunit Arp9; amino-acid sequence: MPSFRDDHIIVIQTGSLYHRATFGLAESLEPPTIRVRTRVGKNDNGEYVFTNKEDINMEDPNVKTDETKVETSESTSEQPSNSNVTEEKNMGSSFHSECKVDDFTPLPNEIQPIQRGRVVDWEALKAFWKHLYSLLLKDPNDTTFRYPVCLVIPTYWSLYDRELATQFFFEECQVPGFTIAYEPLMGLYAIGILHGLVIDIGYEKTDITPILDGQIIFTATQQLPLGGRYMTQHLQNLLRESLPTLKSSGQYVSKEDITELFAEQVKCSEIAQVVRDEQDTAKDPVKALTSTNNVEEEDPAEDIGKIIASGQTRAYLAQKEREKNGESEKDEKPDNTDVEFQTIAIEPLGDCIVGRERFKICEPIFHRPSNETVSLPEAIYITIKNYAANYKRRNDLWENIIVLGCGSRIRGFRECLIQQLQFKYQLSGSLEPYYAAQGTDSILGMTTMPPTPYPALINPCKILPDYFPSWKPDAGTNAMFEELAFLGGSIVAKTSFNESVSSHYVTLEEYAQHGPTAIHTKQ